One genomic segment of Pseudomonadota bacterium includes these proteins:
- a CDS encoding peptidylprolyl isomerase translates to MSVVFETSLGNFEVELFEKEAPLSAANFQEYVDDGFFDGVIFHRVIPGFMIQGGGFEPGMKQKKVRAPIKNEATNGLKNSRGTLSMARTNDINSATAQFFVNLVDNEFLDHTGQSNYGYAVFGKVTAGMDVIDKIAKVATTTRSGHQNVPAADVVITKASTKAE, encoded by the coding sequence GTGTCAGTCGTGTTTGAAACCTCGCTCGGCAATTTCGAAGTCGAGCTGTTCGAGAAAGAAGCCCCGCTCTCCGCCGCGAATTTCCAGGAGTACGTCGACGACGGCTTCTTCGATGGCGTCATTTTCCATCGCGTGATCCCGGGCTTCATGATCCAGGGCGGCGGCTTCGAGCCCGGCATGAAGCAGAAAAAGGTCAGGGCGCCGATCAAGAACGAGGCGACCAACGGGTTGAAGAACTCCCGCGGCACGCTCTCGATGGCGCGCACCAACGACATCAACAGCGCCACGGCGCAGTTCTTCGTCAACCTGGTCGACAACGAGTTCCTCGACCACACCGGCCAGTCTAACTACGGCTATGCCGTGTTCGGCAAGGTCACCGCCGGCATGGACGTCATCGACAAGATCGCCAAGGTCGCCACCACCACCCGCTCCGGCCACCAGAACGTGCCGGCCGCCGACGTGGTGATCACCAAGGCATCCACCAAGGCAGAGTGA
- a CDS encoding Hsp33 family molecular chaperone HslO, which translates to MSEPDRVRRFVLERHPIRGHAVRLSQSWLELREHQDYPPAVQQLLGEAVAAVVLLAATLKFAGTLTLQLQGKGLVSLLVAQSTHDFRVRGMARFDRVEGDTDFRSLAGQGQIVVTVESTDRASSYQGVVPITGSSLAESLEAYFRQSEQLPTRVLLAGSAGSIAGMLVQRIPGEGGTQEQMDLPALDAAWQKADDAMSSLVPAALLEDDVEQRLVDMFGVDEVRVFSGSDVKFECRCSRERVANVLRSLGVEEVRSVIAEQGACTVTCEFCQKPYRFDAIDVEQLFTEGAPKGSNSIN; encoded by the coding sequence GTGAGCGAACCGGATCGCGTCCGCCGCTTCGTCCTCGAACGACATCCGATTCGAGGCCACGCGGTGCGGCTGTCGCAGTCGTGGCTGGAGCTGCGCGAACACCAGGACTATCCACCCGCCGTGCAGCAGCTGCTCGGCGAGGCGGTTGCCGCGGTGGTGTTGCTGGCGGCGACGCTCAAGTTCGCCGGCACGCTGACGCTGCAATTGCAGGGCAAGGGATTGGTGAGCCTGCTGGTGGCGCAATCTACTCACGACTTCCGCGTGCGCGGCATGGCGCGGTTCGATCGCGTCGAGGGTGACACCGATTTCCGCTCGCTGGCCGGCCAGGGCCAGATCGTCGTGACCGTGGAATCCACCGATCGCGCGTCGAGTTACCAGGGCGTCGTGCCCATCACCGGTAGTTCGCTGGCCGAATCGCTGGAAGCCTATTTCCGCCAGTCCGAGCAGCTGCCGACACGTGTGCTGCTGGCGGGCAGCGCGGGTTCGATCGCCGGGATGCTGGTGCAGCGCATTCCGGGCGAGGGCGGTACGCAGGAACAGATGGATCTGCCGGCGCTCGATGCGGCGTGGCAGAAGGCGGACGACGCGATGTCTTCGCTCGTGCCGGCCGCGCTGCTGGAAGATGACGTCGAGCAACGGCTGGTCGACATGTTCGGTGTCGACGAGGTGCGGGTGTTCTCGGGCAGCGACGTGAAATTCGAATGCCGCTGCTCGCGCGAGCGCGTGGCGAACGTGCTGCGGTCGCTCGGCGTGGAGGAGGTGCGCTCGGTGATCGCGGAGCAGGGTGCGTGCACCGTGACCTGCGAGTTCTGCCAGAAGCCTTACCGGTTCGACGCCATCGACGTCGAGCAGTTGTTCACCGAGGGCGCGCCGAAGGGCAGCAACTCGATCAACTGA
- the mtgA gene encoding monofunctional biosynthetic peptidoglycan transglycosylase: MKKNWRRRLARGVLIAAVAVFLITALPVVAMRWIDPWYSAFMLDAALDASRAGKSSYHTDYRWADLEQISPHAAVAVIAAEDQFFPFHMGFDFKSIREAVRSNEKQAKRKRPKVRGASTISQQVAKNLFLWPGRSYFRKGCEAYFTLLIELTWPKERIIEVYLNIAQFGDGIYGVEAASQRFYKIPAARLGRYEAATLAAVLPNPITFKANAPSNYVVKRRDWILAQMRGLGGASYLEELENPTAPPKAGARSRLEAKRK; this comes from the coding sequence GTGAAGAAGAACTGGCGACGGCGGCTGGCGCGAGGGGTTCTCATCGCGGCCGTCGCCGTGTTCCTGATCACCGCCCTGCCGGTGGTGGCCATGCGCTGGATAGACCCGTGGTACAGCGCCTTCATGCTGGACGCGGCGCTCGATGCCAGCCGCGCGGGCAAGAGCAGCTACCACACCGATTACCGCTGGGCGGATCTCGAACAGATTTCGCCGCACGCGGCGGTCGCCGTCATCGCGGCGGAGGATCAGTTCTTCCCGTTCCACATGGGCTTCGACTTCAAGTCGATCCGCGAAGCGGTGCGTTCGAACGAAAAGCAGGCGAAGCGCAAGCGGCCGAAGGTGCGCGGCGCGAGCACCATCTCGCAGCAGGTGGCGAAGAACCTGTTCCTGTGGCCGGGCCGCAGTTATTTCCGCAAGGGTTGTGAGGCGTATTTCACGCTGCTCATCGAACTCACGTGGCCCAAGGAACGGATCATCGAGGTGTACCTGAACATCGCGCAATTCGGGGACGGCATCTACGGAGTCGAGGCCGCGTCGCAGCGTTTCTACAAGATACCCGCGGCGAGACTGGGGCGTTACGAGGCGGCGACCCTGGCCGCGGTGCTGCCCAATCCGATCACCTTCAAGGCGAATGCCCCGTCCAACTACGTGGTGAAACGCCGCGACTGGATCCTCGCGCAGATGCGCGGCCTGGGCGGCGCCAGTTACCTCGAAGAACTGGAGAATCCAACCGCACCGCCGAAGGCGGGCGCGCGCTCGCGGCTCGAAGCGAAACGAAAATAG
- the gatA gene encoding Asp-tRNA(Asn)/Glu-tRNA(Gln) amidotransferase subunit GatA: protein MHQLTLTELAKKLRAKEFSVTELTRSLLSRIDASQPTLNAFITVTAESALAQAKAADGQFAAGSAGPLTGLPLAHKDIFCTQGVKTSCGSKMLDNFVSPYDATVVEKLNAAGMVTLGKTNMDEFAMGSSNETSFYGPVRNPWDVKLVPGGSSGGSAAAVAARIAPIATATDTGGSIRQPASLCGVTGIKPTYGRVSRYGMIAFASSLDQGGLISQSAEDAALVLQAMAGFDPRDSTSVDAPVPNYVETLNSPLAGLRIGLIKEFFEKGLDANVEKLIRDALRVYEKLGATLVEVKLPALPLSVPTYYVVAPAECSSNLARFDGVRYGYRAKDPKDLMDLYKRSRGEGFGAEVKRRIMTGTYVLSAGYYDAYYLKAQRVRQLINQDFKRAFAEVDVLIGPTAPDVAFAIGSKSSDPIQMYLNDIYTIGANLAGVPALSIPCGFVRDLPVGLQICGAHFAEAKLLNVAHAYQKETDWHRRIPAAFNAEKLS, encoded by the coding sequence TTGCATCAGCTGACGCTTACCGAGCTCGCAAAGAAGCTGCGAGCCAAAGAATTTTCCGTGACCGAGCTCACCCGGAGCCTGCTTTCGCGTATTGACGCCTCGCAGCCCACGCTCAACGCGTTCATCACCGTGACGGCCGAGTCGGCTTTGGCGCAAGCCAAGGCTGCGGACGGTCAGTTTGCCGCCGGCAGCGCCGGTCCATTGACGGGTTTGCCGCTCGCGCACAAGGACATCTTCTGCACTCAGGGCGTGAAGACCAGCTGCGGCTCGAAGATGCTCGACAACTTCGTGTCGCCGTATGACGCCACCGTGGTCGAAAAGCTCAATGCCGCGGGCATGGTCACGCTCGGCAAGACGAACATGGACGAATTCGCCATGGGTTCGTCGAACGAGACCAGCTTCTACGGGCCGGTCAGGAACCCGTGGGACGTCAAACTGGTGCCGGGCGGGTCCTCGGGCGGTTCGGCCGCGGCCGTCGCCGCCCGGATCGCGCCGATCGCCACCGCCACCGACACGGGCGGTTCGATCCGCCAGCCGGCGTCGCTGTGCGGCGTCACCGGCATCAAGCCCACGTACGGCCGCGTTTCGCGTTACGGCATGATCGCGTTCGCCTCGAGCCTCGACCAGGGCGGGCTCATCTCGCAGTCGGCCGAAGACGCGGCGCTCGTGCTGCAGGCGATGGCGGGTTTCGACCCGCGCGACTCGACCAGCGTCGATGCGCCGGTGCCTAACTACGTCGAGACACTGAACTCGCCGCTGGCGGGCCTCAGGATCGGACTCATCAAGGAGTTCTTCGAGAAAGGTCTCGACGCGAACGTCGAGAAACTGATCCGCGATGCGTTGCGCGTCTACGAGAAGCTCGGGGCCACGCTGGTCGAAGTCAAACTACCGGCGCTGCCGCTGTCGGTGCCCACCTACTACGTGGTGGCGCCGGCCGAGTGTTCGTCGAACCTGGCACGCTTCGACGGCGTGCGGTACGGCTATCGCGCGAAAGATCCGAAAGACCTGATGGACCTCTACAAACGCTCGCGCGGCGAAGGTTTCGGCGCCGAGGTGAAGCGCCGCATCATGACCGGCACGTACGTGTTGTCGGCCGGTTACTACGACGCTTACTACCTCAAGGCGCAGCGCGTGCGGCAGCTCATCAACCAGGATTTCAAACGCGCGTTCGCCGAGGTCGACGTGTTGATCGGGCCGACCGCGCCGGACGTGGCGTTCGCGATCGGTTCCAAGAGCTCCGACCCGATCCAGATGTACCTGAACGACATCTACACCATCGGTGCGAACCTCGCCGGTGTTCCCGCGCTGTCGATTCCCTGCGGCTTCGTGCGCGATCTGCCGGTGGGCCTGCAGATCTGCGGCGCGCATTTCGCCGAAGCGAAGTTGCTCAACGTCGCGCATGCGTACCAGAAGGAAACCGACTGGCATCGCCGCATTCCTGCCGCGTTCAACGCGGAGAAGCTGTCATGA
- the prmC gene encoding peptide chain release factor N(5)-glutamine methyltransferase, translating to MFEVSDSERLLAEAAGLITRRDAEILLAHAWSMTRSQLLARDGEPVPAAVIARFTDLCARRARGSPVAYLLGRREFWSLDFEVNAAVLVPRPETELLVQRALDHIGTRAARVVDLGTGSGAIAIALAHERVNWQVTGTDLSADALAVARRNGERLAPGRIEWLQGDWLEPLAGRRFDAIVSNPPYIAADDPVLDQDGLAHEPRAALTPEGDGSAALATLINGSPDHLAAGGWLALEHGNSQGEWSRAALVARGFTHVTSHRDLAGHERVTEATWPKR from the coding sequence ATGTTCGAAGTGTCCGACAGCGAAAGGTTGCTGGCCGAAGCGGCCGGTCTCATCACGCGCCGCGATGCGGAAATCCTGCTCGCGCACGCGTGGAGCATGACCCGCAGTCAGCTGCTCGCGCGCGACGGCGAGCCCGTGCCGGCCGCGGTCATCGCGCGTTTCACCGATTTGTGCGCGCGACGCGCGCGGGGATCGCCGGTCGCCTATCTTCTGGGCCGGCGCGAGTTCTGGTCGCTCGACTTCGAAGTGAATGCCGCCGTGCTGGTGCCACGCCCCGAAACCGAGCTGCTGGTGCAACGCGCACTGGACCACATCGGCACGCGCGCGGCGCGCGTGGTGGATCTCGGCACCGGTTCGGGGGCGATCGCCATCGCGCTCGCGCACGAACGCGTGAACTGGCAGGTGACCGGCACCGACCTCTCTGCCGATGCACTCGCCGTGGCGCGCCGCAACGGCGAGCGCCTCGCGCCCGGCCGCATCGAATGGCTGCAAGGCGACTGGCTCGAGCCGCTCGCCGGGCGCCGCTTCGATGCCATCGTCAGCAACCCGCCCTATATCGCGGCCGACGACCCGGTACTTGACCAGGACGGCCTCGCACACGAGCCGCGCGCCGCGCTCACGCCGGAAGGCGACGGCAGCGCCGCCCTCGCCACTCTTATTAATGGATCGCCCGACCATCTCGCCGCCGGCGGCTGGTTGGCGCTCGAACACGGCAATTCGCAGGGTGAATGGAGCCGCGCCGCGCTTGTCGCCCGTGGCTTCACTCACGTAACCTCGCACCGCGATCTCGCCGGCCACGAGCGCGTCACCGAAGCCACCTGGCCCAAAAGGTAA
- a CDS encoding MoxR family ATPase gives MNTVVATFEQTVQRELARVIVGAEDVIRALCIALIARGHVLVQGPPGLGKTLLAKTLARVLGGEFKRVQGTADLMPSDIVGTHIFDASKNEFVFRRGPLFAEVLLVDEINRTGPKTQSALLEAMEERQVSSERDHYALPEDFLVLATQNPREFEGTYPLPESQLDRFMLRIDMSYPERAAEGEILRRYGTELEAREAIPADLGRIDRGQLHAARAAASALHVSEALSDYVLDLARATREHPRVALGLSTRGALALIRAARVHAGLRQGDFVAADDVQAVARWVMAHRLVLKPEAALDGDTDSGVVGAILDATPVPR, from the coding sequence ATGAACACCGTAGTCGCGACTTTCGAACAAACCGTACAACGCGAGCTGGCGCGCGTCATCGTCGGCGCGGAGGACGTCATCCGTGCGTTGTGTATCGCGCTGATCGCGCGCGGCCACGTGCTGGTGCAGGGGCCGCCCGGCCTCGGCAAGACTCTATTGGCCAAGACGCTGGCGCGCGTGCTGGGCGGCGAATTCAAACGCGTGCAGGGCACCGCGGATCTCATGCCCAGCGACATCGTCGGTACACACATCTTCGATGCGTCGAAGAACGAGTTCGTGTTCCGGCGCGGCCCGTTGTTCGCGGAAGTTTTGCTGGTCGACGAGATCAATCGCACCGGACCCAAGACGCAATCGGCGCTGCTCGAGGCGATGGAGGAGCGGCAGGTGTCCTCGGAGCGCGACCATTACGCGCTGCCGGAAGATTTCCTGGTGCTGGCGACGCAGAATCCGCGCGAGTTCGAGGGCACCTATCCACTGCCGGAGTCGCAGCTCGACCGTTTCATGCTGCGCATCGACATGAGTTATCCGGAACGCGCGGCCGAGGGCGAGATCCTCAGGCGGTACGGTACGGAGCTCGAGGCGCGCGAGGCGATTCCCGCCGACCTTGGGCGCATCGACCGCGGACAGCTGCACGCGGCGCGCGCCGCGGCCAGCGCGCTGCATGTGTCCGAGGCGTTGTCCGATTACGTGCTCGATCTGGCCCGCGCGACGCGCGAACATCCGCGCGTGGCGCTGGGCCTGTCCACGCGCGGCGCGCTGGCGTTGATCCGCGCCGCGCGCGTGCACGCGGGACTGCGCCAGGGCGATTTCGTGGCGGCGGACGACGTGCAGGCGGTCGCGCGCTGGGTCATGGCGCATCGCCTGGTGCTCAAACCCGAAGCGGCGCTCGACGGCGATACCGACTCGGGCGTGGTCGGCGCCATCCTCGATGCCACGCCGGTGCCGCGTTAG
- a CDS encoding hydrolase, with product MSDPYKRGPAIYVDVDDTLVRHASTSPVPITQVIEQVRRLHARGFPLYCWSTGGADYAQRIVTELGLAECFTAFLPKPTILIDDQEMSAWLLRTFHPMSIDDDAVDAYLP from the coding sequence ATGAGCGATCCGTACAAACGCGGCCCGGCGATCTATGTCGATGTCGACGACACGCTGGTCCGGCACGCGAGCACCAGCCCGGTGCCGATCACACAGGTCATCGAACAGGTGCGGCGGTTGCATGCGCGCGGCTTTCCGTTGTACTGCTGGAGCACCGGCGGGGCGGATTATGCGCAGCGCATCGTCACCGAGCTCGGGTTGGCGGAGTGTTTCACCGCGTTCCTGCCCAAACCGACCATCCTCATCGACGATCAGGAGATGTCGGCGTGGCTGCTCAGGACCTTCCACCCGATGTCGATCGACGACGACGCGGTGGATGCGTATCTACCTTGA
- a CDS encoding DUF58 domain-containing protein, producing the protein MHLAIRGYLFVALTALLGVAGTWSDEPGFASAWLFPAFLLLTGLVLEASYLRGTRLDLRMRVDSRLKLGLRIGGAFAFAHNRGRELTLQYARVLPPALRQSADVHTIAMAPDAETADPVELLPLRLGAARFGAVPARLLGRFRLAWWSRDVPQDQPFTVAPDSLPRGARAIAGESAGDTPRRLPGTGVELLQLRDYATGDALSRIDWKATARRGSLVAREYSEAQHLEILVVIDAGRASRVRAGDLDRLGLYANVAARLAEHAVSIEDRIGLLVYAQRPLTACLPDRGTRAVTRLRRALETLDTARGESDPVAAAMQVRRMLRHRGLVVWLTDLAEPARNEELMQALKALVPRHQPIVASPQAAEIARLAAAPARDWRDPGVALAAREHLHAAQLQVAALRGKGVVVLDESDDRLDRAVLDAYLQLRRRRRV; encoded by the coding sequence ATGCATCTCGCCATCCGCGGATACCTGTTCGTCGCGCTGACTGCCTTGTTAGGCGTGGCCGGCACCTGGTCGGATGAGCCGGGATTCGCGAGCGCCTGGTTGTTTCCCGCGTTCCTGCTGCTCACGGGGCTCGTGCTCGAAGCGTCGTACCTGCGCGGCACGCGTCTCGATCTGCGCATGCGCGTGGATTCACGTCTCAAGCTCGGATTACGCATCGGCGGCGCGTTCGCGTTCGCGCACAACCGCGGCCGCGAGCTCACGCTGCAGTACGCGCGCGTATTGCCTCCGGCGCTGCGCCAGTCGGCCGACGTCCATACGATCGCGATGGCGCCCGACGCCGAGACCGCCGATCCCGTGGAGCTGTTGCCGCTGCGGCTCGGCGCGGCGCGGTTCGGCGCGGTACCGGCGCGGTTGTTAGGCCGGTTCCGGCTGGCTTGGTGGAGCCGCGATGTGCCGCAGGATCAGCCGTTCACGGTTGCGCCGGACAGCCTGCCGCGCGGCGCGCGCGCGATCGCCGGCGAATCGGCGGGAGACACGCCGCGGCGGCTGCCGGGTACCGGGGTCGAGTTGCTGCAGCTGCGCGACTATGCGACCGGCGACGCGTTGTCGCGCATCGACTGGAAGGCGACCGCGCGGCGCGGCTCGCTGGTGGCGCGCGAGTACAGCGAGGCGCAGCACCTGGAGATCCTGGTCGTCATCGATGCCGGGCGCGCCAGCCGCGTGCGCGCCGGCGACCTCGATCGACTCGGTTTGTATGCGAACGTCGCCGCGCGGCTCGCCGAACATGCGGTGTCGATCGAGGATCGCATCGGGCTGCTGGTGTACGCGCAGCGGCCATTGACGGCCTGTCTGCCGGATCGCGGCACGCGCGCCGTGACGCGGCTGCGGCGGGCGCTCGAGACGCTGGACACCGCGCGCGGGGAATCGGATCCGGTGGCGGCTGCGATGCAGGTGCGTCGCATGCTGCGGCATCGCGGACTCGTGGTGTGGCTGACCGATCTCGCCGAACCTGCGCGCAACGAGGAGCTGATGCAGGCGTTGAAGGCGCTGGTGCCGCGCCATCAGCCCATCGTGGCCTCGCCGCAAGCCGCAGAGATCGCGCGGCTGGCCGCGGCGCCGGCCCGCGACTGGCGCGACCCCGGCGTGGCGCTCGCGGCCCGCGAGCACCTCCACGCGGCGCAGCTGCAGGTGGCGGCGTTGCGTGGCAAGGGCGTCGTCGTGCTCGATGAATCCGACGACCGGCTCGATCGCGCGGTGCTCGACGCCTATCTACAGCTGCGGCGGAGGCGCCGGGTATGA
- a CDS encoding DUF4350 domain-containing protein, with translation MRERGVTLLLAVAAFAAFYGLWLRPASDLDPDADTARPTSAERRGNGYAGLFEWLQRSGVHVRSWRERYTALQASDLPPRGNLLVLSLPGVEVFRSDEFSALDRWVRAGNTLLINAGLLDQPGWAAGRSSGAVGEIESLTAIEFETRAARELRLDDTPLAQRVREADAKDAAKDEDEDDELSEVQPLKHGFIVPPRIPLLPTGPHALLVGVHKLGAETDYEAEEWSLRIPYDSFVLTLARTDKGEGAFFEQRLGQGRILLSASGSLFTNRALGNDDNARLFANIVSSSVSRDGTVLFDDLRQGLSANYDPARFYRDPRLYKTILIALALWLVWVLGSTRLRAPPIVAHDPSEAELVRRAGGLVARTVASYHTALRLFDHFFARVARAARGSSGVTPERGELWHWLERHAAILPQELDQLKNWYADAHAERNLPLAPLQNLLDTLEKRLNT, from the coding sequence ATGCGCGAGCGCGGCGTCACGTTGCTGTTGGCAGTGGCGGCATTCGCGGCCTTCTATGGCCTGTGGCTGCGACCGGCGTCCGATCTCGACCCCGATGCCGATACCGCGCGCCCGACCTCGGCGGAGCGCCGCGGCAATGGGTACGCCGGACTCTTCGAGTGGTTGCAGCGTTCCGGCGTCCACGTGCGCTCGTGGCGCGAGCGGTACACCGCGCTGCAGGCGAGCGACCTGCCGCCGCGCGGCAACCTGCTGGTGTTGTCGCTGCCCGGTGTCGAAGTGTTCCGCAGCGACGAGTTCAGTGCGCTCGATCGGTGGGTGCGCGCGGGAAACACCTTGTTGATCAACGCCGGATTGCTGGATCAGCCGGGCTGGGCGGCCGGCCGTTCCTCGGGCGCCGTCGGCGAAATCGAATCGCTGACCGCGATCGAATTCGAGACGCGCGCCGCGCGCGAACTGCGGCTCGACGACACGCCGCTCGCGCAACGCGTGCGCGAAGCGGATGCGAAGGATGCCGCCAAGGATGAGGATGAAGACGACGAGCTTTCGGAAGTGCAACCGCTCAAGCACGGATTCATCGTGCCGCCCAGGATTCCCTTGTTGCCCACGGGACCGCATGCGCTCCTGGTCGGCGTGCACAAGCTGGGTGCCGAAACCGACTACGAAGCAGAGGAATGGTCGCTGCGCATCCCCTACGACAGCTTCGTGCTCACGTTGGCGCGCACCGACAAGGGCGAGGGCGCGTTTTTCGAACAGCGCCTCGGGCAGGGCCGCATCCTGTTGTCCGCCAGCGGTTCGCTGTTCACCAATCGCGCGCTCGGCAACGACGACAACGCGCGGCTGTTCGCGAACATCGTGAGTTCGAGCGTGTCGCGCGACGGGACGGTGTTGTTCGACGACCTGCGGCAGGGCTTGTCAGCCAACTACGATCCCGCGCGTTTCTACCGGGATCCGCGGTTGTACAAGACGATCCTCATCGCGCTGGCCCTGTGGCTGGTGTGGGTGCTGGGATCGACTCGTCTGCGCGCACCGCCGATCGTGGCGCACGACCCGTCCGAAGCGGAGCTGGTGCGGCGCGCCGGTGGCCTGGTGGCGCGCACGGTCGCCTCATATCACACCGCGCTCCGGCTGTTCGATCACTTCTTCGCGCGCGTCGCCCGCGCGGCACGCGGTTCGAGCGGCGTGACACCCGAACGCGGCGAGTTGTGGCACTGGCTCGAGCGGCACGCGGCCATCCTGCCGCAGGAACTCGATCAACTGAAAAACTGGTATGCGGATGCCCATGCGGAGCGCAATCTGCCGCTCGCGCCGCTGCAGAATCTCCTCGACACCCTGGAAAAACGGCTGAACACATGA
- the gatC gene encoding Asp-tRNA(Asn)/Glu-tRNA(Gln) amidotransferase subunit GatC: MSLNRDQINSIAHLARLSLTDAEIPVYQDSLSKIVALVGELDAAQTAGIEPMAHPLPGVSQRLRPDVVTEKDQHELYQRNAPQVEAALYLVPKVIE, encoded by the coding sequence ATGAGCCTCAATCGCGATCAGATCAACTCCATCGCGCATCTCGCACGCCTTTCACTCACCGATGCCGAGATCCCCGTCTACCAGGACAGCCTGTCGAAGATCGTGGCACTGGTGGGCGAGCTCGACGCTGCGCAGACCGCGGGCATCGAGCCGATGGCGCACCCATTGCCGGGTGTTTCGCAGCGTTTGCGCCCCGATGTCGTGACCGAAAAGGATCAACACGAGCTCTACCAACGCAACGCTCCGCAAGTCGAAGCGGCGCTGTATCTCGTGCCTAAAGTCATCGAGTAA
- the gatB gene encoding Asp-tRNA(Asn)/Glu-tRNA(Gln) amidotransferase subunit GatB produces the protein MTWETVIGLEIHAQLSTKTKIFSGSPTAYGAPPNSQANLVDLAYPGVLPVLNGEAVRMAVKFGLAVDATIATRSVFARKNYFYPDLPKGYQISQYELPVVAKGHMDIVLDDGTKKRIGITRAHLEEDAGKSLHEGLPKQSGIDLNRAGTPLVEIVSEPDMRSAKEAVAYLKKVHTLVRYLEICDGNMQEGSFRCDANVSVRKVGAEKFGTRAEIKNINSFRYVEKAINYEVARQIDVLESGGKVVQETRLYDPDKGETRSMRSKEEANDYRYFPDPDLLPVEIDAAYIATVKATLPELPDQKAARFASQFGLSEYDAGVLTSSKELGAYYEEVAKLLASGKEPSKEQAKLAANWVAGSLAAALNEHNLEIGASRIDAARLAGLLGRIADNTISGKIAKDVFEAMWAEDKDADAIIESKGLKQITDTGAIEKAIDDVMAKNPGQLADYRSGKDKLFGFFVGQVMKATAGKANPAQLNDLLKKKLAG, from the coding sequence ATGACCTGGGAAACCGTCATCGGCCTCGAGATCCACGCGCAGCTGTCGACCAAGACCAAGATCTTCTCCGGCAGCCCAACCGCTTACGGAGCGCCGCCGAATTCGCAGGCCAATCTCGTCGACCTCGCGTACCCGGGCGTGTTGCCCGTGCTCAATGGTGAGGCCGTGCGTATGGCGGTGAAATTCGGCCTGGCGGTCGATGCCACCATCGCCACGCGCTCGGTGTTCGCGCGCAAGAATTACTTCTATCCGGATCTGCCGAAGGGTTACCAGATCAGCCAGTACGAACTGCCGGTGGTCGCCAAGGGCCACATGGACATCGTGCTCGATGACGGTACGAAGAAGCGCATCGGCATCACGCGCGCGCATCTCGAGGAAGACGCCGGCAAATCGCTGCACGAAGGACTGCCGAAACAGTCGGGCATCGATCTGAACCGCGCCGGCACGCCCCTGGTGGAGATCGTCTCCGAACCCGACATGCGTTCGGCCAAGGAAGCGGTGGCCTATCTCAAGAAGGTGCACACGCTGGTGCGTTACCTCGAGATCTGCGACGGCAACATGCAGGAAGGCTCGTTCCGCTGCGATGCGAACGTTTCGGTGCGCAAGGTGGGCGCGGAGAAATTCGGCACGCGCGCCGAGATCAAGAACATCAATTCGTTCCGCTACGTCGAGAAGGCGATCAACTACGAAGTGGCGCGCCAGATCGACGTGCTCGAAAGCGGCGGCAAGGTGGTGCAGGAAACGCGCCTGTACGACCCCGACAAGGGCGAAACGCGCAGCATGCGTTCGAAGGAAGAAGCCAACGATTACCGCTACTTCCCGGATCCGGACCTGCTGCCGGTGGAGATCGACGCCGCCTACATCGCGACCGTGAAGGCCACGCTGCCCGAGCTGCCGGATCAGAAAGCCGCGCGTTTCGCGTCGCAGTTCGGCCTGTCGGAATACGATGCGGGCGTGCTCACTTCGTCGAAGGAGCTGGGCGCCTACTACGAGGAAGTCGCCAAACTACTGGCGAGCGGTAAAGAGCCGTCGAAGGAACAGGCCAAACTCGCCGCCAACTGGGTGGCCGGTTCGCTCGCGGCCGCGTTGAACGAGCACAACCTCGAGATCGGCGCGAGCCGCATCGACGCGGCGCGCCTCGCCGGGCTGCTGGGCCGCATCGCCGACAACACCATCTCCGGCAAGATCGCCAAGGATGTGTTCGAGGCCATGTGGGCCGAAGACAAGGATGCCGACGCCATCATCGAGTCGAAGGGCCTGAAGCAGATCACCGATACCGGCGCGATCGAGAAAGCCATCGACGACGTCATGGCGAAAAATCCCGGGCAACTCGCCGATTATCGTTCGGGCAAGGACAAGCTGTTCGGCTTCTTCGTCGGCCAGGTCATGAAGGCCACGGCTGGCAAGGCGAATCCCGCGCAGCTCAACGACCTGTTGAAAAAGAAGCTTGCTGGTTAG